A stretch of the Macrobrachium nipponense isolate FS-2020 chromosome 23, ASM1510439v2, whole genome shotgun sequence genome encodes the following:
- the LOC135198541 gene encoding uncharacterized protein LOC135198541, which yields MSPVPEPMQGGRGNPGNGDEEGITPPTGLTMGPPLSSSDEETDQVDSEDPNFSGYLPLPQDFDDDHDESAIDYNSLSGLMAALNTHGPNVIEDEAEENDNYNVEGNGESTQQVSGMSSQTVEYVEQNLRQSRQEESAEQASIWNSPQEDRLTLDGNKVEEIKSVMASFTLPQSAIPPWAQNISDEDWKNQIAGILSRKDSQ from the exons ATGTCACCAGTACCTGAACCTATGCAGGGTGGTAGAGGGAATCCAGGAAATGGAGATGAAGAAGGAATTACTCCTCCAACTGGATTAACAATGGGCCCACCATTGTCCTCAAGTGATGAAGAAACAGATCAAGTTGACTCTGAAGATCCAAATTTCTCAGGTTACCTGCCTCTGCCACAAGATTTT gatgatgatcatgatgaatCGGCTATTGACTACAACTCTCTCAGTGGCTTGATGGCAGCACTGAATACTCATGGTCCAAATGTAATTGAagatgaagcagaagagaatgataattataatgtaGAAGGCAATGGAGAAAGTACTCAACAAGTCAGTGGTATGTCCTCTCAAACCGTGGAATATGTTGAGCAG AATTTAAGGCAAAGTAGACAAGAAGAATCAGCAGAGCAAGCTTCCATCTGGAATTCTCCTCAGGAAGATCGTTTAACTTTGGATGGTAATAAGGTTGAAGAAATTAAATCAGTCATGGCCTCTTTCACACTACCTCAGTCAGCCATCCCACCATGGGCTCAAAATATCTCTGATGAAGATTGGAAAAATCAAATAGCTGGTATCTTATCAAGAAAAGATTCACAGTGA
- the LOC135196153 gene encoding protein SpAN-like yields MSGPRECNQLGIYKVRIEESGIKLRRRAEERMSFSGTMLMGVIALAMGRASSSFVPEPRLLSTLSCGSHTMKPGERVAIQSPNFPSNYKINDRCQYEITCQPMESTSLEFICPSFQLESSSDCSADRFILASRGNRVVKCGSNSPDGTKTSDGWSRITFFSNGQKTAKGFRCYVWCRAQTTTPSTTTDATTTTPTTTTATTTGTTTTGTTTAATTGTTTTEATTTGTTTAGTTTTGASTTAASTTTANCAR; encoded by the exons ATGTCAGGGCCACGGGAATGTAACCAACTAGGTATATATAAAGTGAGGATAGAAGAGTCGGGCATTAAGCTTCGGAGGCGAGCAGAAGAAAG GATGAGTTTCTCTGGTACAATGTTGATGGGTGTCATCGCTCTGGCGATGGGCAGGGCATCAAGCTCCTTTGTTCCTGAGCCTCGCCTCCTGAGTACCCTTTCCTGTGGCTCCCATACCATGAAACCAGGGGAACGAGTCGCCATCCAGTCACCCAATTTCCCTTCCAATTACAAAATCAATGACAG GTGCCAGTACGAGATTACCTGTCAACCAATGGAATCGACTTCCCTTGAATTTATATGTCCCAGTTTCCAACTAGAATCCTCGTCAGACTGTTCTGCTGACCGTTTCATTTTGGCGTCTCGTGGAAATCGTGTTGT GAAATGTGGTTCCAATTCTCCTGATGGCACCAAGACATCAGATGGATGGTCAAGAATCACCTTCTTCAGCAACGGCCAAAAAACCGCCAAAGGCTTCCGATGCTACGTGTGGTGCCGTGCTCAGACAACAACACCTTCTACCACCACTGATGCAACTACAACTACTCCAACAACCACCACTGCTACTACCACCGGAACAACAACTACTGGAACCACCACTGCTGCTACTACCGGAACAACTACTACTGAAGCCACCACCACCGGAACTACTACTGCTGGAACCACCACCACAGGAGCAAGCACCACAGCTGCCTCTACAACCACAGCCAATTGTGCCAGGTAG